The genome window CGCAAATGCACGGCTTCCAGTTCTGCGCCTACGCTCTCAAAGCCACTTTCCACCTTGCGCAGGATTTCCTCGTCCAGTTCGGTCAGTGCGCCGGGCTCGGGGACTTTGCCCTCAAAGTGTTTGACGGCAAACGAAAGCACGCGGTTTGCCAGGTTGCCCCAGGTAGCCACCAGTTCGTCGTTGTTGCGCTTGTAGAAGTCTTCCCAGTCCCAGTCGGTATCGCGCATCTCTGGCATGTTTACGGTCAGGTAGTAGCGCAGGGGGTCGGGGTCGTAACGCGAGAGGAAATCATGTCCCCACACTGCCCAGTTGCGGCTTCCGGAGATTTTATCGCCTTCCAGATTCATGAACTGATTGGCGGGTACATCGTAGGGCAGTACCAGTTTCTGCCCTTTCTCGCCGGCGAAAATTTCCATGAAGGTTTCGCCCATGCCCAGCAGTTGGGCGGGCCACCAGGCGGCGTGGAAGAAGATATTATCCTTTCCGATGAAGTAAATGGTGCGCGATTCGGGGTTGACCCACCAGTCCTTCCAGGCATCGCCCAGCCCGTGCAGGCGCGCCCACTCGATGGGAGCAGACAGGTAGCCGATGACGGCTTCGAACCACACATACAGGCATTTGCCTTCCCAGCCTTCCACCGGCACGGGAATGCCCCAGTCCAGGTCGCGGGTGATGGGGCGGCTCTTCAGCCCTTCGCTTTCGATTTGCCCCAGCGTCTGGTTGCACACGGTTTCGCGCCAGTAGTGCTGGCGTTCGCGCAGGAAGCGGGCGACTTCCGGCTCCAGTTTGGAGAGGTCGAGGTAGTAGTGCACGGTTTCGCGCAGTTCGGGGGTGGAACCATCCACTTTGGAGCGCGGGTTGATGAGTTTTTCCGGTTCCAGCACATTGCCGCACTTGTCGCACTGGTCACTGCGGGCGTGCTCATCGCCGCAGATGTAGCAGGTGCCTTCGATGTAGCGGTCGGGCAGGAAGCGCCTCAGCGAGGGCGAATACCACTGCGGACGGACTTCGGTGTACAGGTAGCCGTTCTTCAGCAGGGCGAGGAACACGCTCTGCGCTACCTTGAAGTGGTTTTCGGTGTGTGTGGTGGTGAAGAGGTCGTAGGTCAGCCCCGCCTTTTGAAACAAATCCAGGAAGGACTGGTGAAAACGCTTGTACACCTCTTCCACGGGCTTACCCTCGGCATCGGCGCGCAGGGTGACCGGCGTGCCGTGCGAATCGGTGCCGGAGACCATTAACACGCGATTGCCCTTGAGGCGGTGGTAGCGGGCGACGATATCCGCCGGCAGGTACGCGCCGGTGATGTTGCCAACGTGAATCTCAGCGTTGGCGTAGGGCCAGGCAACAGCAATCAGGACAGGTGTGGACATAAGGTAACCTCGACAAAGACATAATTTTTTCAGAAATGAAAACCCGGCGGGCACCGCCAGCCGGGCTGCAGGTTCGTTCTGTGGGCTACGCAGCCAGAACCGGCGGTGAGATGGTTCTCCCGCGCATCATCATGCCACGCATGCCCATAAGTAAGAGTCCCATGGTTAACCCTCGTGGGCGTATGATAGCACAAAAGTTATCTCCGGGCAATGAAAACTCTCCATCAATCTTGCGGTCATGGGGCGCCAAGGGGAATCCCGAGGCTTTTGAGCCACTGGAAGAGCGGGTCAAACGCCTGAGGTCCAAAGAATACCAGAATGGCAATGATGGCAATGAAGAGCAAGACCAGGAAAATCAGGGTGTAGAAGATGAAGTCGTTTTCAAAAAAGCCTTTTTCCGGTTTTTCCTCGGCGCGCGGCTGGGTATTGCGTTCCAGGTAGGCAAATTCATCCCCAGTTCTGGGGGTGACCGGTCGGGTGGCTTCAGTGGCAATGCGGTATTCCAGCGAGGGTGCGTCTTCTTCTTCCAGTGCGGGCATCATGCCCTTTTCCAGGGCTTGCATGTCCTCTTCCGGGAAGGGCGGTGGAGTGCCCTCCATATAAGCCGAGCGGTTTTCCAGGGCTTTGAGGGCGGCAATGGCTTCCGGATCTCGAGGATTCAGACGCAAGACGTTGTCCCAGCATTCGCGGATTTCATCCGGGTTGGTGAGCGCATGTGCCAGTAACCGCCAGGCATGGATATTGTCCATATCCATGCTGAGGATGCGCTCCAGTTCGCGGGCAGCATTTTCACGGTCGCCCTGTTCCAGATACATGCTTGCCAGATAAAGTTCGCTCATCCCCCCTCCCCTCTCGTTTGCAGTTGTGTCTTGCTACTCTCTATTATAGATAATCTTTCAACTGGCGCGCACGGCGCGGATGGCGCAATCGCCGCAGGGCTTTATTTTCAATTTGACGGATGCGTTCGCGGGTCAAGCCAAATTTCTGCCCTACCTCTTCCAGGGTGTAGGTGCGCCCGTTTTCCAGTCCAAAGCGCAGACGCAGAATACGCGCCTCGCGGGCGGGCAGGGTGTCCAGTACTTCCTGAATCTTTTCGCGCAAGAGGTTGCTATAGGTAGTTTGCATGGGGGAAGGTGTCACCTGGTCTTCGATGAATTGCCCCAGTTCCGAGTCTTCTTCATCTTCGTTGATGGGACTTTCCAGCGAAAGCGGCAACCATGAGACCCGCATCATCCAGTCCACTTTGGAGGCTTTAATGCCGATGGCATCCGCCAGTTCTTCGTTGGTCGGGGTGCGCCCCAGTTTTTGCTCCATCTCGTGGGTGGTGCGGTACAGACGGCGGATGCGATCCACCATGTGCACCGGCACGCGGATGGTGCGCCCCTGGTCGGCAATTGAGCGGGTGATGGTCTGACGAATCCACCAGGTGGCATAGGTAGAAAAGCGAAAGCCGCGCTGATACTCGTACTTCTCCACGGCTTTCATCAATCCCAGATTGCCTTCCTGAATCAAGTCCAGGAACGGCACCCCCCTGCCGATGTAACGTTTGGCGATGGAGACAACCAGGCGGGTATTGGCTTTGATCAAATGCTCACGGGCACTTTCGCCATCCTGAATTTGGGCTTCCAGTTCGCCGCGACGCTGAGGGGACAGGCGTGCGCTATTGCGAGTGAGTTCTTTCTTTGCCGCGCGCCCGCGTTCGATGCGCTTTGCCAGTTCCACCTCTTCTTCACTGGAAAGCAGGGGAACGCGCGACATTTCTTTGAGATACAGTCCAACGGTATCATCGCTGGAAATGCGGTTAAGGTCAAAGGTCTGTACGGGGTCTTCTTCAATGAAGGCTCCGTCAATGTCTTCATCAGGGAAGGGGTATTCGTTTTCTTCGGTGTCGTAAATATCCACGCCATGGCGGCGCAGTGCCAGCAGAATGGCTTCAAAGCGTTCATGATCCTCACCGACGTTGGGATAGGCTTCCATCAGGTCTTCTGTGGTCAGATATCCCTGTACATCGGCTTTTTCCAACAACATCTTGAGGATCTCGGTCCCCCGTTTATTGCTTCCCGGACTTGCCATATATCCGACCCTCCTTGCGATGACAACCCCCGGTAATGCTCATTCGTCATCCTTCCGTGACCGGTAACGATTTGCAGGTTAAGCGCTGTTCATGGTGGTAGTTGCATGAATCAGACCTGTGAAGGAAGAATGGAGTGCTCGCAGAGGCGGAGATTGAGATTTTCTCCGCATACCGGGCACAGCCCCTTACAGTCGGGGCGACACACCGGCGAGATGGGTATTTCCAGAATCAAATACTCCCTTACCAGCGATTCCAACTCCAGATAGCCGTTTTCAGGAAAGAGCAG of Anaerolinea thermophila UNI-1 contains these proteins:
- a CDS encoding sigma-70 family RNA polymerase sigma factor, with the translated sequence MASPGSNKRGTEILKMLLEKADVQGYLTTEDLMEAYPNVGEDHERFEAILLALRRHGVDIYDTEENEYPFPDEDIDGAFIEEDPVQTFDLNRISSDDTVGLYLKEMSRVPLLSSEEEVELAKRIERGRAAKKELTRNSARLSPQRRGELEAQIQDGESAREHLIKANTRLVVSIAKRYIGRGVPFLDLIQEGNLGLMKAVEKYEYQRGFRFSTYATWWIRQTITRSIADQGRTIRVPVHMVDRIRRLYRTTHEMEQKLGRTPTNEELADAIGIKASKVDWMMRVSWLPLSLESPINEDEEDSELGQFIEDQVTPSPMQTTYSNLLREKIQEVLDTLPAREARILRLRFGLENGRTYTLEEVGQKFGLTRERIRQIENKALRRLRHPRRARQLKDYL
- the metG gene encoding methionine--tRNA ligase, with product MSTPVLIAVAWPYANAEIHVGNITGAYLPADIVARYHRLKGNRVLMVSGTDSHGTPVTLRADAEGKPVEEVYKRFHQSFLDLFQKAGLTYDLFTTTHTENHFKVAQSVFLALLKNGYLYTEVRPQWYSPSLRRFLPDRYIEGTCYICGDEHARSDQCDKCGNVLEPEKLINPRSKVDGSTPELRETVHYYLDLSKLEPEVARFLRERQHYWRETVCNQTLGQIESEGLKSRPITRDLDWGIPVPVEGWEGKCLYVWFEAVIGYLSAPIEWARLHGLGDAWKDWWVNPESRTIYFIGKDNIFFHAAWWPAQLLGMGETFMEIFAGEKGQKLVLPYDVPANQFMNLEGDKISGSRNWAVWGHDFLSRYDPDPLRYYLTVNMPEMRDTDWDWEDFYKRNNDELVATWGNLANRVLSFAVKHFEGKVPEPGALTELDEEILRKVESGFESVGAELEAVHLRSALGSAMALATEVNRYLDQTAPWKEIKTDRQAAARAIYTALRCIDNLSVLLSPFLPFSSEKLHQYFGYEKPLFGKQATRTVQDGLGEHTVLLYDPDDAAGKWQPSALQPGQPLQAPQPLFKKLDASIVEEERARLRAQRKS